The sequence below is a genomic window from Streptomyces sp. NBC_00289.
GACGGGTGCCCGGGGGCTCGTCCATCTGACCGAAGACCAGGGCGGTCTTGTCGATGACGCCCGACTCCGCCATCTCCTCGATGAGGTCGTTGCCCTCACGCGTGCGCTCACCGACACCGGCGAACACGGAGACACCGTCGTGGTTGTTGGCGACGCGGTAGATCATCTCCTGGATGAGCACCGTCTTGCCGACGCCGGCACCACCGAACAGACCGATCTTGCCGCCCTTGACGTACGGGGTCAGCAGGTCGATGACCTTGACGCCGGTCTCGAACATCTCGGTCTTCGACTCGAGCTCGTCGAAGTTCGGCGCCTTGCGGTGGATGGACCAGCGCTCACCGTCGTAGGTCTCGTCGACGTTCAGCACCTCACCGAGGGTGTTGAACACCTTGCCCTTGGTGAAGTCGCCGACCGGGACGGTGATGCCCGTGCCGGTGTTGGTGACCGGGGCCTGGCGGACCAGACCGTCGGTGGGCTGCATCGAGATCGTGCGGACCAGGCCGTCACCCAGGTGCTGGGCGACCTCCAGGGTCAGCGTCTTCTTCTTGCCGGCCTCGGCCGGGTCGGAGATCTCGACGTGAAGGGCGTTGTAGATCTCCGGCATGGCGTCGACGGGGAATTCCACGTCGACGACCGGGCCGATGACCCGGGCGACGCGGCCCGTGGCAACGGCCGTCTCAACTGTCGTCGTCATTACCTGTCACTCCCCGCGGTCGCGTCGGCCAGGGCTGCAGAGCCACCGACGATCTCGCTGATTTCCTGGGTGATTTCGGCCTGGCGGGCCGCGTTGGCAAGTCGGGAGAGGGTCTCGATGAGCTCTCCGGCGTTGTCGGTCGCCGACTTCATCGCGCGCCGCGTCGCGGCGTGCTTGGAGGCGGCCGACTGGAGAAGCGCGTTGTAGACGCGGCTCTCCACATAGCGCGGCAGCAGGGCGTCGAGGACGTCCTCCGCCGACGGCTCGAAGTCGAACAGCGGAAGGATCTCGTCCTTCGTCGCCGACTCCTGAGCCACCTCGTCGAGGCTGAGCGGCAGCAGCCGGTCGTCGAGCGCCGTCTGCGTCATCATCGACACGAACTCGGTGAACACGATGTGGATCTCGTCCACACCGCCGTCCGCCGTCTCCGTCTCGATGGCCTCGATCAGCGGAGCCGCCACCTTCTTGGCGTCCGCGTACGTCGGCTCGTCGGTGAACCCGGACCACGACTCCGCGACCTTGCGCTCACGGAAGTTGTAGTGGGCGAGGCCACGACGGCCGACGATGTACGTGTCGACCTGCTTGCCCTCGCGCTCCAGGCGCTCGGTCAGCTTCTCCGCGGCCTTGATGGCGTTGGAGTTGAAGGCGCCGGCCAGACCGCGGTCGCTGGTCAGGAGCAGTACCGCGGACCGCACGACCGTCTCGGCCTGCGTGGTCAGCGGGTGCTTCGTGTTCGATCCGGTACCGACCGCCGTGACCGCGCGGGTGAGCTCGGTCGCGTACGGCGTGGAGGCCGTCACCTTGCGCTGCGCCTTGACGACACGCGAGGCGGCGATCATCTCCATCGCCTTGGTGATCTTCTTGGTCGCGGTGACGGATCGGATGCGACGCTTGTAGACCCGGAGCTGGGCTCCCATGAGTCAGGTCCCTTCCTTACGTCACTTGGCCGCGGCCGGGGCGTCCTCGCCCAGGAGCTTGCCGTCCGAGGTCTCGAACTGCTTCTTGAACTCGGCGATGGCGTCCGCGATGGCGGTGAGGGTGTCGTCCGACATCTTGCCGCCCTCCTTGATGGAGGTCATGAGGCCCTGCTCCTTGCGGTGCAGGTACTCCAGGAGCTCCTTCTCGAAGCGGCGGACGTCGGCGACCGGTACGTCGTCCATACGTCCGGTGGTACCGGCCCACACGGAGACGACCTGGTCCTCGGTCGGCATCGGCTGGTACTGAGGCTGCTTGAGCAGCTCGACCAGACGCTGACCGCGCTCCAGCTGCGACTTCGACGCGGCGTCCAGGTCGGAACCGAAGGCGGCGAACGCCTCCAGCTCGCGGTACTGGGCGAGGTCGAGGCGAAGCCGGCCGGAGACCTGCTTCATCGCCTTGTGCTGCGCGGAACCACCGACTCGGGAGACGGAGATACCGACGTTCAGCGCGGGGCGCTGACCGGCGTTGAACAGGTCCGACTCCAGGAAGCACTGGCCGTCGGTGATGGAGATGACGTTGGTCGGGATGAACGCCGACACGTCGTTCGCCTTGGTCTCGACGATCGGCAGACCCGTCA
It includes:
- a CDS encoding F0F1 ATP synthase subunit gamma, with product MGAQLRVYKRRIRSVTATKKITKAMEMIAASRVVKAQRKVTASTPYATELTRAVTAVGTGSNTKHPLTTQAETVVRSAVLLLTSDRGLAGAFNSNAIKAAEKLTERLEREGKQVDTYIVGRRGLAHYNFRERKVAESWSGFTDEPTYADAKKVAAPLIEAIETETADGGVDEIHIVFTEFVSMMTQTALDDRLLPLSLDEVAQESATKDEILPLFDFEPSAEDVLDALLPRYVESRVYNALLQSAASKHAATRRAMKSATDNAGELIETLSRLANAARQAEITQEISEIVGGSAALADATAGSDR